The Candidatus Omnitrophota bacterium genome has a segment encoding these proteins:
- a CDS encoding MATE family efflux transporter, which yields MRNKLTEGSILKAIFMLSWPVVAANMLQTVYNLTDAFWVGRLGEAAVAAVSFAFPILFLLISIGAGLSIAGTVLVAQYKGAGDDEMAGYISAQTLMMITGVCLFISAAGYIFTPFLISLTGAEAEVVPGAVSYLRVSFVGLIFLFAFFVFQSLLRGAGEVKLPMYIVLVTVILNFAADPIFIMGWGPVPAWGVAGAAVSTILTQALAAIAALAMLLSGKYGIKMKAGYFRPEQALMKKIFLLGLPSSLEHSVRAFSFTLMVFLVGAFGTAAVASYGIVTRLISFIIMAAVGVAMATTTLVGHNIGAGNNRRAKKIALTASLFTFAVMTIAGVVFWFYSAPLTAFFISGSPGVVKEGSDFIRIVSLTFGFAGLQIVLGGAFRGSGDTFAAMLLTMLTFIVLRFFSAYGLSFFWAQKGIWWSFPISNIAGGLAAAAFFVWGGWMKKNLTDDFILKREELEEALPQE from the coding sequence ATGAGAAATAAACTGACGGAAGGCTCCATCCTAAAAGCCATTTTCATGTTGTCGTGGCCCGTGGTGGCGGCCAACATGCTCCAGACGGTTTACAATCTCACGGACGCTTTTTGGGTGGGTCGGCTGGGTGAGGCGGCCGTGGCCGCGGTTTCATTTGCTTTTCCTATTCTTTTTCTCCTCATCTCCATAGGTGCGGGCCTGTCAATAGCCGGTACGGTGCTGGTCGCTCAGTATAAGGGCGCCGGGGATGATGAGATGGCGGGTTACATCTCGGCACAGACACTGATGATGATAACAGGGGTATGTCTTTTCATATCCGCGGCCGGATATATTTTTACGCCCTTCCTGATATCTCTCACGGGCGCGGAAGCCGAGGTGGTGCCGGGCGCTGTTTCTTATCTTCGGGTTTCATTCGTGGGGCTGATATTTCTGTTCGCTTTTTTTGTTTTCCAGTCGCTCCTTCGCGGCGCGGGCGAGGTGAAGCTTCCCATGTACATCGTTCTTGTGACGGTGATACTTAATTTTGCCGCGGATCCGATATTCATAATGGGCTGGGGGCCCGTTCCGGCATGGGGTGTGGCGGGGGCTGCGGTGTCGACGATATTAACGCAGGCCTTGGCGGCTATCGCGGCTTTGGCGATGCTGCTGAGCGGAAAATACGGCATAAAGATGAAAGCCGGTTATTTCAGGCCGGAACAGGCTCTTATGAAAAAAATATTCCTGCTCGGCCTGCCGTCTTCTCTCGAGCATTCCGTCAGAGCTTTCAGTTTTACGCTCATGGTGTTTCTCGTCGGGGCCTTCGGCACCGCCGCTGTAGCCTCTTACGGTATCGTCACGAGGCTCATAAGTTTTATAATCATGGCCGCCGTGGGCGTGGCCATGGCTACGACAACGCTTGTCGGGCATAACATCGGCGCGGGAAATAACCGGAGGGCGAAGAAAATAGCCCTGACGGCATCGCTTTTCACCTTTGCCGTTATGACCATTGCGGGAGTTGTCTTCTGGTTTTATTCCGCTCCGCTGACGGCCTTTTTTATTTCAGGCAGCCCGGGTGTTGTTAAAGAGGGCTCGGATTTCATAAGAATAGTTTCGCTCACTTTCGGCTTTGCCGGCCTTCAGATAGTGCTGGGCGGAGCCTTCCGCGGTTCCGGCGACACTTTCGCGGCGATGCTCCTGACGATGCTCACATTCATAGTCCTGCGTTTTTTCAGCGCCTACGGGCTCTCATTTTTCTGGGCGCAGAAAGGCATCTGGTGGTCGTTTCCGATAAGCAACATCGCCGGC
- a CDS encoding long-chain fatty acid--CoA ligase, translated as MIRKKLLYCRMSMNLYTALKKAVEKFPKKTAVFYEDDSFNFSEVLDKIDRFAKLLKAKGIKKGDNVTVLLRNKPELIYSFFACWKIGAAMVPLNFFYTTDELIYILNDSRALILISDDSFKEHFTRITEEANNIKGIISWDNLTLPDTAEDGEEISSEDTAAILYTSGTTGHPKGAILTHRNFLSDVESCRGVVAVNHKDRAICFLPLFHSFALTVCLLLPVLHGGSVVLLPRILKGPKFLKLIFKRRITLFVSIPQVYSLFVKVPSLIGRIALWSVNYFVSGADALPVNVLASFEKKFHKSILEGYGLTEAAPVVTFNPPELRKPGYIGKALPGIEIKIVNSEGKEMPVNEIGELIIKGDNVMKGYFEYPEATKNALRGGWLYTGDLGFKDEDDYIKIMDRKTDMFVCRGLNVYPREIENVLRNLPQIEEAAVKGQKLKEDTMVAVAYIKKQNEISSSEIIAFCRKRLANYKVPHHIIFVEDFPRTATGKISKKDIV; from the coding sequence ATGATCCGGAAAAAGCTATTATATTGCCGTATGTCTATGAATTTATACACAGCGCTGAAAAAAGCGGTGGAAAAATTCCCTAAGAAAACGGCTGTCTTTTACGAAGACGACAGCTTCAATTTTTCGGAAGTCCTTGATAAAATAGACCGTTTTGCCAAACTTCTTAAGGCCAAAGGCATAAAGAAAGGCGACAACGTGACGGTGCTCCTGAGAAACAAACCCGAACTGATTTATTCTTTTTTCGCCTGCTGGAAAATCGGCGCCGCCATGGTACCTCTCAATTTTTTCTACACCACCGATGAGCTGATATACATTCTCAACGACTCCAGGGCTCTCATCCTCATAAGCGATGACTCTTTCAAAGAGCACTTCACAAGAATAACAGAAGAAGCCAACAACATAAAGGGAATTATTTCGTGGGACAATCTGACTCTCCCCGACACAGCGGAAGACGGCGAAGAGATTTCATCGGAAGACACAGCCGCGATTCTCTATACATCGGGCACAACGGGCCACCCGAAAGGCGCTATTCTCACCCACAGAAATTTTCTGAGCGATGTTGAAAGCTGCCGGGGGGTTGTGGCCGTAAACCACAAAGACAGGGCAATCTGCTTCCTTCCCTTGTTTCATTCTTTCGCTCTGACCGTTTGCCTTCTGCTACCCGTGCTTCATGGGGGGAGCGTCGTGCTTCTTCCGCGAATACTTAAAGGCCCGAAATTTCTGAAACTGATTTTCAAAAGAAGAATCACCCTTTTCGTCAGCATACCGCAGGTCTATTCCCTTTTTGTAAAAGTGCCGTCTCTCATCGGGAGAATAGCCCTATGGTCGGTAAATTATTTTGTCAGCGGCGCCGACGCTCTTCCCGTAAATGTCCTTGCCTCTTTTGAAAAAAAATTCCACAAAAGTATTCTTGAAGGCTATGGCCTCACAGAAGCGGCTCCGGTTGTGACATTTAATCCGCCGGAATTGAGAAAACCCGGCTATATAGGAAAAGCTCTGCCGGGAATAGAGATAAAAATTGTCAATTCCGAAGGCAAAGAAATGCCCGTAAATGAAATAGGGGAACTCATAATCAAAGGCGATAATGTGATGAAAGGTTATTTTGAGTACCCCGAGGCCACAAAAAACGCCCTGCGTGGAGGATGGCTGTACACCGGAGATCTCGGCTTTAAAGATGAAGACGATTACATAAAAATAATGGACAGAAAAACAGACATGTTTGTCTGCCGAGGCCTCAATGTTTATCCCCGCGAAATAGAAAATGTTCTGCGCAATTTGCCCCAGATAGAAGAAGCCGCCGTTAAAGGACAGAAGTTAAAAGAAGACACAATGGTGGCTGTTGCCTACATAAAAAAACAAAATGAAATAAGTTCATCCGAAATCATAGCTTTCTGCCGCAAGCGCCTGGCCAATTATAAGGTGCCGCACCACATAATTTTTGTGGAAGACTTTCCGAGAACGGCAACCGGAAAAATTTCAAAAAAAGACATCGTCTGA